Below is a genomic region from Papio anubis isolate 15944 chromosome 14, Panubis1.0, whole genome shotgun sequence.
TCTGTGGGACTGCTTGGTTAGGTGCCTGGTAGAGAGTGTGGACAGTGTCACCAAGAAAGAGCACCTCTGCTGATACAGGGTGATTTGTGTGATGAAAAGCTGTGCTTACCACCAAATTTAACGTGTAATAAGCTTTAGACAAAAAGTGTCCTGGCTTCCTGGAATGGAATGACTAGTGCCTTTGTGCACACCTCTGTGTCTGTtgaggggtggtggtgggtagGGGCTGGGTATGTCAGGAAACATCAGTGAAAGACCTCCCCTGGCGGCTTCCAACAGTAACATTATCTTgaccactttaaatatttctcctgTCTTCATACCCTGTTACTTCTTTCCTTTCCACAGTTATTCTGAGAGTCCTCTATGGTTAACAAATTCCTCAGCAGGACCTACATTTAATTAGCTGCTTTTAAGGGTTGGATATAGCAAGACAAGAAGGTATTATTGAAAGTACCACATAAAGAACCATGGTTCCTTGACATTTTGAGAGGTGGGGTGACTTTCTGCCCCCTTAACTTAGCATGCAAGGTTATAAATACAACACATCACAGAGAAATCTGGCACTTACTTGAATGGTAAATAAGTCTTTATATTGTGAGTTGCTAGGACCTGTTCCCAAAAGTCTTTATTAACTTGGTTTTTGAATTCTGAATGTTGTCCGTGGAtcagctcattttattttataccaaATATTTGAACAGTAttcagaattacattttaaattcaaacTCAGTTTCTTAAGATGCCAACCTTGGGGATATTTGAGTTAAAACTAGAAGTATATTTAGTATACCTTTTGGCTGAAGGCCAAATGTCCTAGTGTTAAAATCAGTATGAGGCTGAGAATCTAGATCACCATCATAGAATAAGTTTTTGGGATAACAAAGAAATTGCAGTTGTTACAGTTCTATTTAGAAATTTAGTAACCAAGCTTTAACATGTTGATGTTACAGTGCAAGAACAATAGTTCATCAACATGGTTATCTGGTAGATTGCATTTGCGGTCACCATAATGCACATCTGTAACAGTAAATGGACTTACTTTGGTCAACAGAGGTTGTTGGAGGAGCAAGATATTTTCCAACTATTTTTGCTAGTAGTGAATGTGCTGATTATGATATAGATGCCATGATGTTAAGTTTTCCTTCCTCTCTAATAGTAACTGACTGAAGTGAAGCTCTGTCCTCTCAGTATCCTGAGCTTGTAAACTTCATTAATTTATGGCAGTGATGCCATTTCCTTGAAGTTATCTCACAAACTGAAGTTTTGTGCATGTTGACAGATAATTTCTGAATACTTTCTCATTTATATTaccttattttgtgtgtgttttcaaaaatatttcagcatgCACTTGTTCCTCCCCACAATCACTTGAGATCTTAGATTTTGGATCTAGAAATTTGGCGATGGAGTAATGGCTCTCTTGACAAGTGTGTCTCTGAATATCAGTTTTCATTGCATAAACatacagttttacattttctctaaaaCAGAATGAGTGGAAGATCTTCACAGCGTATCTTGTAAGAAGTCTGCATTCTTAGGACACATAAGTTGGTTACTTCTTAGCAGGTTCTGGCAATTGAACTGTTGTTAGTAAGTCCTGCTGTGTTGGTTTTGTTACTTCCAAAGCATAATTTTGGGCCTTTTTTTTGTGCAGACAGcctatataaaatgtaataactgCCGTTCCATCTCGTGTGAACATCTCATATAAGCAAATGTTCTCTGATAGCTTGTCTTTGAAGCAGAATGATGAGAGTGGCCCACCATCTCTCAGCTCATAGCCAGCAGGTGAAAAGTATGGGTGAAACACTGAATGTTGGTGATTCCTAAATCATTTTCTCACCCTATTTGTCATTGATAATTGCATAACacttttatctttaatatttcttcaatCAGGTATGTTTTTAGCATTGTTGAATTGATCATTGTATTGTGCTTTCACACTTAAAACAGACTCTGATTATGTCTCCATGACTAAGTACAGGAAAGAAAAGCAGCACATTTAATTTCATTaactaaaatttataataaaactttcCAGTAACATGTTTCTACAAGGAACTTTGTACCTAGGACTCAGAACTTgggcaaatatttgttttctcctaCTTAAAAGGGTTGGCAGTctatataaatcatttttatgtgctttaaatatatttgtatagccTCTgaggcccaagcagtcctcccactccagcctcccgagtacctgggactataggcatgcaccaccatgctcaggtaattaaattttttttttttgtagaggcaaggtctcaccatagtgcccaagctgttctcaaactcctgggctttaagtgatcctcctgcctcagactcccaaagtgcggggattacagatgtgagtcctTGCACCCAGCCAGAACTTTCTGTTATTTATGGTGTGTGGATCAAAGCTGATTTAGCATGAATACATATGATTTTGGAGTTCTATTTTCTCCTGGTGAAATTTTAAGGCAGCAAGGTTGACAtttggtttttaattcattttcactgGAGGTAAAAAAAAGTTCCTGTTAGTACTTTTTCTTGATGACTTATGTCCTAAATCAAATAGCTAAAAATTAAACATGGTTCCTAAAGCTCACTTTGTTTAATGCTATGAATGTTAGTATTCCAAACATTTCTGTAAAGATTCGAATTAAGATGTAATCTAGAATTTTCTGCCTCACgttattatttaaatttgtataaatatttgttcCCTCAAAAAGGGAATGATATTTTCCTAAAGATACCTATCTAATGTACTGAGTTTTATGTTTATTGTCATTCTGTTTTCTAACTTActgaattatttgaaaacattgttatacataaaattaatagcTTTCAGAATTATTGtaccatttttacttttataataagcATTTATACTTTGATAAAATATTGATGATACATGAAAATTTTCACTCCAAGTTACATCTAGATAATGTTTACCCCTAGTTGAAATAGAATATTCAAATATCAACAACAAACCCAGTGATATGCCTTGTTGAAATTACTGATATTGTAATGACAAGATGGGTCTTACTTTATagtatgattcaatttattttaaagttttgagaCAAATAAAATGGCGTAAAATATTGTTACACACATAGGTGGTAAAACTATAGACTAGAAGTCCAGATGATGGTTACCCATAGGGGTAGAAGAGGAATGTGATTAGGGACAGATGCATGGCagtgttcctttttaaaaatgttattgttggccgggcgcggtggctcacacctgtaatcctagcactttgggaggccgaggcgggtggatcacaaggtcaggagatcaagaccatcctggctaacacggtgaaaccccgtctctactaaaaatacaaaaaaaaaattagccgggcgtggtggcaggcaccagtagtctcagctactcgggaggctgaggcaggagaatggcgtgaacccgggaggtggagcttgcagtgagctgagatccggccactgcactccagccagggggacagaacgagactccatctcaaaaaaaaaaaaaaaaagttattctttcaaccgtatatgtatattttatatcttttataaacttttatgtaTGTGATGtaccacaattaaaaatgttAGGTAAAATTGGAAGACAGGCCTGTCCTACCATGCGGAAAATAGCTTCTGtgtactcttattttttttttaagtgtagtcAAAACATAAATAGGTAACACTATCTCTGAACTAACAATTTAACCTAAAATGAATGCATGGACTAGGAGGTTTTGGTGATTTTCAGCTGATTTTCACATCCTTGTGAGACCTGTGTAAATATTAGGTTCTTgctagaaagtgaaaaataactgATAAATGGAAATTCTTGGCTTTTACAAAATAATGGGAAAACATTTGGCCTGGTCCCATTTGCTGACTCTTCTAAACTATTAATTGACTACTTACAGCCATTGCATCACAGTggtctttccttcccctcccctcctttcctctcctgtctcctctcctctcctctgaccAAGCATAAAGAGATTTTTGCTTCCATATGCTTAGATCACTGGAGTGTGAGCCTGTCAAGTTCTTTCCCAGTCACACctacacatttctctctctctctcacacacacgcgCGTTCCTACAGTAGCAGAACAAATAACAGCTAATGTCCACAAAGCACTTATGaggtagttttacttttttcagtcCATTATGTGTTAGCTGTCCTACACCATGATGTCACTGAAGAGTCAGTTTGAGGACCTattccattaaaacaaaataacagcaaaCATGTCACATAAATGGATAGAAAATACATTGTGATCTTTCTGAAAGGTTTCCTTCTTACTGTAAGATGTTTAGACTTGCTTGTGCCTCTGCTTTGAATAAAAGAATCTGGGCCTCCGCTGTAAGTTGTCACTGTTCCTTTCCTATAAGGGAGAAGTTATAGATTAAGGCCCTCTGCTCACAGAAATAGATGAGGATGCTAGGGAGGAGATTGAGTTGGGGTTTTCTTTAGCCCCACCTCTtgctctttccctcccttccaggGCATTTCTTAGAACAGTGACAACACTTAATTTTCCAGTATTGGCTTTTATATGCTGAAAGTTAAATTCTTGAGGAAGGAATTCTGTCCTTGTGCATACTTGACAAAAAGTCTATGCCACCTTCCTTTGAAAGGCAAACTTATGACTGAATAGAGGAGAATGGCAAGGAACAAGTGTGTTTTGGTATTTGCCTCCTGTGGTAGAAGGAATAAtgtgtaattttgtatctggTTCTCCAGAATTGAAGTAGAGCCATAATACACCAGAAATATCTAGACTTGATGAGTCTAAATAAATGACTTGATCATTTGCTATGTTGATACAAAGTGGGAATTCTGAGTGTTTGAAGATACTCCAAGAGATCTGGATGTTCTTACCAGCCAGACAATATATGGGGCCTACAACTTTTTCCCCCTTCTCGTACTCCTTTGTAAAGTAAATGATCCACTGAACTACTGTGTGCAAGGGAAGTTGCCTGTTAAAGTACTTGATTTTGAACCACAAGGGCCTCTGACATTAAAGAAAAGTTGATTAAAATTTTCCAGAGAAACCAAAACTCTTTATGGAAGCATGGAAATAACCCTGGGATTGATATGTTTTAATGTCCCTTAAAGCTGTTTGAATTACTCctataatgttatttttctttcagattcaaCCCTATGAAAAGATAAAGGCCAGAGGCTTGCCTGATAATATATCTTCTGTGTTGAACAAACTAGTGGTGGTGAAACTCAATGGTGGTTTGGGAACCAGCATGGGCTGCAAAGGCCCTAAAAGTCTGATTGGTGTGAGGAATGAGAATACTTTTCTGGATCTGACTGTTCAGCAAATTGAAGTGAGTAACATTTAGCATTTTTCGTGAGATACTAaactagtttttagtttttaagttatcataaatgttatattataaaatgtagcaGATGTGAATTTGAGCTAACCAAAGAGCTTGCTATCTTTAGTCTCTATTGGTGGAAAAAAGGTTTAGTGTTCTTAAGGGCGAATCCTTAAGGTTATGTAAAGGCTTTTGATCTTAAATAGCACCTGTGGTTGTTGAAATCTCTGGGTCTGTTGAGATTCTCTTTTGATATCCCACCCTTCTACCCACTTTCTTTCTGGGGGCAGCCTTCATCAAGGCTGGGATGATCTTGCTTTATTAACCCTTTTGGGAGGGTGGGGAAGATGTTATGTATTTGGCTGCAGGCCCTGCATGCTAAGAACTGTTCCTGGCTTCTCTCTTACGACAAAGTCATTAATCGTATACCATAAGCTCTTCTGGGGCAGTGGCCTTATTTTTTCCATCTCCTTATCCTATTGCCTAGTATGGTGCTGGCAACTATAATCCTAACGGCTAGTTGTAGCAGTGGCTAACATGTATTCAGCACTTATTGTCCACCAAGTATTATTCTGAGCTCTTGATATGAATTTACTCATTTGTTCCTCTCAACAACTCTAAGTACTGTGAtccccattttaccaatgaggaaaccaaagcacaAGGAGGTTGGTTACTTGTCCAAGGTTCCCAAGCTAGTTAGTAAGtgcagaattaaaattttaacataggGCAGTCTGACTTCTAAGACCTTGTTTTCTTCACACTCTGTGTTGCCTCTTAGCTCTTCTGAGGTTGAAAAGATTTCAGTTGGGGTGTGATTCAAAATTTTTGATCATTAATTTTGAGAGTAGGGAGCCATGCCTTTGTCACATTTGTACTTTCATCCCTACAGAGATGTTAACATAGAGTAAATGCTTAATCAGCACTTGCCTACCCAGTAAGGCCACAGAGCACTGTAGCTATACACAAGCTCCAGACTCAAACtgcctggggtggggaggtgggggtccTGCCTCTGCCATTGCCAGACCCACCACCTATCTGGGCCTTAGTTTAGTCATCCGTAAAATACAGACAGTAGTTTCTATCTCAGAGGGTGGTGATTTAATGAGCAAGTGCATGGTGAATTGCCTAGCAAAATGTCTGGCTCATGCTGAGCAGTTTTATGTCAAATCTGTATATGTGGCTACATACAGATGATGTTTTGGACATTTTATGATTTAACCCTTAAGAATTAATTTTGCATATTTGAGCAAAAGAAAAGTGAGTCTGGGTAATCTAATTGTCATTTTCCTCCCTAGCATTTGAATAAAACCTACAATACAGATGTTCCTCTTGTTTTAATGAACTCTTTTAACACAGATGAAGATACCAAAAAAATACTACAGAAGTACAATCATTGTCGTGTGAAAATCTACACTTTCAATCAAAGCAGGTACAATGAGTAAAAAATTAACTCTGGGTGTGTTACTCCTGGGAAAGGACTTCTTTATCTTGTTTATAACAGAGCAGTCTCAAGATGTAAAGGCACCAAATACTGATGTTCACAAGTGTTTGATGCCCATAAAAGCTAAGCATTTGTTGATAATGTGATTGTTATAATCACTCTGGTTCTCTAACTTCCAGTTATTAAAATTCAGTCTGCTTGAGACTCTGTTCCATGTCCAGAATATTTGGGGATAGCTTAAGCATTTGCTTTCTGAGAGCATATTTGGTCTCCAGGTGGGTCTGTGAAAATCTTTTTATATTCCTACATTATTGATAACTTTTCCTATGGAAAGGAATTTCTTCAACATCTTTTATGGGCTTGGGGTAATTTAATAAATTCTGGAGAAAATTTTTGAGGAATAGTGAGTAAAAAGTAAATTCAGATGATGAGTTGTGACTAAAGGCCAGGAAACTGGAGAAATAAGACTTCCATTTAAGGGATGGACATCAGTCCACATGAACTTGTACAGAAGGGATATTTCgaggctgggtgtgctggcttatgcctgtaattccaacactttggaaagccaaagcaggaggattgcttgagcctaggagtttgagactagcctgggcaacataatgagacctcatctctacaaaaaaaatttaaaaattagcattgaTGGTGTGcccttgtagccccagctacttgggaggctgaggtgggagtatcacgtgagcccaggaggtcgagggtgTAGTGAGACATgtttgtgctactgtactccagcccaggcaacagagcaagaccctatctcaaaaataaaaaagggacaTTTCTACAGTTGTACCATtagtttgtttggttgtttttaagATCTATTTCCcatggttactttttttttttttttttacttcgcagatgttttgcctttattttctgGTCTTCAGTCTGTTGCAGTGCTAGCTCCTGTTTTCCTTTTGCCCCATCACCAGCTTTACCTTTCTCACTAGTGGTGGGAAGCAGACATCTTGGAATGCTAACCTGGTGCTTATTTTCTGGGAAAGAAAGAGATCCACCCCTGAATATATCCATTTGTAAGAATGGGCAGTTTTTCCCAGATAGGTTTTCAGGGAAAAGAACCATCCCACAACTATATAGGTTTGAGAAAATTTATTTGATATATCCCTCCTCTTGGAGAGtcataaaacattaatattttaaaaatataatgggtCCTCCCATCTTTATAACCATAGAGACATGTTTTTGCAGCAGCTATCACCATCTAGAAAACAGATTTTGGACAACACAGATACTGAGAGATTTTCTTAAATGGATTTACCTATAATGATTGATAAGACTctgaaaagaagtgaaattttatgtaactttaatgcattattttatttaaaggtcTGAAATGCTCTACAGGGTCAATAttgaaaaagaactttttttttttttaaggtaccCGAGGATTAATAAAGAATCTTTACTTCCTGTAGCAAAGGACGTGTCTTACTCAGGGGAAAATACAGAAGCTTGGTACCCTCCAGGTCATGGTGATATTTACGCCAGTTTCTACAACTCTGGTTTGCTTGATACCTTTATAGGAGAAGGCAAAGAGTATATTTTTGTGTCTAACATAGATAATCTGGGTGCCACAGTGGATCTGTATATTCTTAATCATCTAATGAACCCACCCAATGGAAAACGCTGTGAATTTGTCATGGAAGTCACAAATAAAACACGTGCAGATGTAAAGGTAAATACTGAGAGGAAGCAGTTTAGGGCTTCATGTTTTCACATTTCATAAGTTATGAAGTTATTTGAAAGTTTCTATGTTAAACAACACATTTAACCACTTAGTATCATAAGAAAGGGTGAGATGATATTATGTGGAATACTTTCAGTTCTGTTTGACATAATAATATGTATCATAAATCCATAATAAATAGTATCAaaatcatctctatttttttgGATAAGCTACATCAGTAATTTTAACTAAaatagtttcttatatatttatggCAAAAATCTGAAACATGTGAAACCTTTCAATAAAGTTGTCCAGACCTTTAATACTCTTCTAGTTTGGCATTTAAATGTTATTCCATTGTCCCTTTTATGAAAATGTACTGTTTCtacataatgtatttatatattttttatattatcacTATCTTTGTACTTACAAAAAAATGTACTTGGGACAGATGTGGAGGCACTCACTATTTTCTGCCTTTCTAGGGCGGGACACTCACTCAATATGAAGGCAAACTGAGACTGGTGGAAATTGCTCAAGTGCCAAAAGCACATGTTGATGAGTTCAAGTCTGTATcaaagttcaaaatatttaacacaaaCAACCTATGGATTTCTCTTGCAGCAGTTAAAAGACTGCAGGAGCAGAATGCCATTGACATGGAAATCATTGTGAATCCAAAGGTAAGCCAAGGTTGTGGCCCATTGAGCTTCCTGGTTCCTAAGGTCATAGTAGGCTACACACAGACCCCACCGCCCACTCCCTCTGCCCCATCGATTCCATTGGTCACTCCCTTTCGCCTTTTCAGACTCTCTAGTTCCTAGCCCTGTCTTCCAGAATCTGCTGTCACCCCTATAGCATGCCAAGTTATGGTGCCCTATACCTGACCCTGGATTGTGGTAGTGGCAAAAACATTGGGCTTCAAAAGTAGAGAAC
It encodes:
- the UGP2 gene encoding UTP--glucose-1-phosphate uridylyltransferase isoform X2; this encodes MSRFVQDLSKAMSQDGASQFQEVIRQELELSVKKELEKILTTASSHEFEHTKKDLDGFRKLFHRFLQEKGPSVDWGKIQRPPEDSIQPYEKIKARGLPDNISSVLNKLVVVKLNGGLGTSMGCKGPKSLIGVRNENTFLDLTVQQIEHLNKTYNTDVPLVLMNSFNTDEDTKKILQKYNHCRVKIYTFNQSRYPRINKESLLPVAKDVSYSGENTEAWYPPGHGDIYASFYNSGLLDTFIGEGKEYIFVSNIDNLGATVDLYILNHLMNPPNGKRCEFVMEVTNKTRADVKGGTLTQYEGKLRLVEIAQVPKAHVDEFKSVSKFKIFNTNNLWISLAAVKRLQEQNAIDMEIIVNPKTLDGGLNVIQLETAVGAAIKSFENSLGINVPRSRFLPVKTTSDLLLVMSNLYSLNAGSLTMSEKREFPTVPLVKLGSSFTKVQDYLRRFESIPDMLELDHLTVSGDVTFGKNVSLKGTVIIIANHGDRIDIPPGAVLENKIVSGNLRILDH
- the UGP2 gene encoding UTP--glucose-1-phosphate uridylyltransferase isoform X3; this translates as MSQDGASQFQEVIRQELELSVKKELEKILTTASSHEFEHTKKDLDGFRKLFHRFLQEKGPSVDWGKIQRPPEDSIQPYEKIKARGLPDNISSVLNKLVVVKLNGGLGTSMGCKGPKSLIGVRNENTFLDLTVQQIEHLNKTYNTDVPLVLMNSFNTDEDTKKILQKYNHCRVKIYTFNQSRYPRINKESLLPVAKDVSYSGENTEAWYPPGHGDIYASFYNSGLLDTFIGEGKEYIFVSNIDNLGATVDLYILNHLMNPPNGKRCEFVMEVTNKTRADVKGGTLTQYEGKLRLVEIAQVPKAHVDEFKSVSKFKIFNTNNLWISLAAVKRLQEQNAIDMEIIVNPKTLDGGLNVIQLETAVGAAIKSFENSLGINVPRSRFLPVKTTSDLLLVMSNLYSLNAGSLTMSEKREFPTVPLVKLGSSFTKVQDYLRRFESIPDMLELDHLTVSGDVTFGKNVSLKGTVIIIANHGDRIDIPPGAVLENKIVSGNLRILDH
- the UGP2 gene encoding UTP--glucose-1-phosphate uridylyltransferase isoform X1; its protein translation is MLLYPAGFSFASLKSDLSKAMSQDGASQFQEVIRQELELSVKKELEKILTTASSHEFEHTKKDLDGFRKLFHRFLQEKGPSVDWGKIQRPPEDSIQPYEKIKARGLPDNISSVLNKLVVVKLNGGLGTSMGCKGPKSLIGVRNENTFLDLTVQQIEHLNKTYNTDVPLVLMNSFNTDEDTKKILQKYNHCRVKIYTFNQSRYPRINKESLLPVAKDVSYSGENTEAWYPPGHGDIYASFYNSGLLDTFIGEGKEYIFVSNIDNLGATVDLYILNHLMNPPNGKRCEFVMEVTNKTRADVKGGTLTQYEGKLRLVEIAQVPKAHVDEFKSVSKFKIFNTNNLWISLAAVKRLQEQNAIDMEIIVNPKTLDGGLNVIQLETAVGAAIKSFENSLGINVPRSRFLPVKTTSDLLLVMSNLYSLNAGSLTMSEKREFPTVPLVKLGSSFTKVQDYLRRFESIPDMLELDHLTVSGDVTFGKNVSLKGTVIIIANHGDRIDIPPGAVLENKIVSGNLRILDH